In Heliangelus exortis chromosome 12, bHelExo1.hap1, whole genome shotgun sequence, the genomic stretch ttaaTCATATCAGTTTACCAATTTCAGTCCTGTTCCTCCTTTACACGACTATTAAACATCAGAAAATGTTAGTTTTGAATAACTGCTGTAGGAAAAGTTGGTTTGAACTCGCTgctgaaatgtgaaataaatgtgaaatgaaTATGGCTGAGCATTTAAAATAACTCACTCCTAAAATTCTTCCCCTTACCAGGTCATGGCTGTTGCAGGTTTGGATTCCAGCAAAGCTCATAAACATTCACCAAGTCGTTCAACACGTTCCTGGGCTACCCCCCCTGCAACCCCTCCCAACAGGGACCGTACTCCGTATTACACACCTCTAATCCAGATCGACAGGGCTGAATCAACAGAACAGATGAATGGCAGTCTGCCTTCCTTGCACAGGAGCTCCTGGTACACAGATGATCCTGATATTTCCTACCGAACATTTACACCAGCCAATTTAACTGTACCTAATGACTTTAGGCATAAACATAGTGACAAACAGAGGAGCGCAGACAGCTTGGTAGAAGCGGTAAGTATGACAAAATCCTCTGAAGTAGCCAAGAGTGGTTGTTCTGCTTTTGTCTGAACTTGAAATGCATATGGTTCTGTCCACATTCTCTCTCTGAAAATGTagtattttcagtttcaaaatcCAAAACTGATTCAAGGTAAAGAGAAGGGGTCCCATTTTTGTAACTGTCCTGTTGAAAGAATTTCTGTTGAATGCAAATCTTAACATTAGTGTGTCAGAGaactggaaatatttccaacagatttttaagttttctaGATCAAGTACAAACTATCCCTCCACAATGGCTGATAGGGTGTATGTCTGCTCTCTCTGTTGTTATTGTAGCAATATATCACCATTTTTGCAGTAAGACAAATAAAAGAACAAGAGCCCCGTGAATCAGCTTACTAAATGGAGAGAGGTGAATAATGACTACAAGGATTAATTTGCTAAAGATATGTTTTATGTGTTAAGGAATGTTAAGAATTccctttaatattaaaaaaatatttgaagataaAGAATCTATAGCATTTCTGAATCAGTTCCTGTTCTTACTTCCATCTATCACTTTCTTCCATTGCTAGACATTActctttattaaattttatttgcaaatggGACTTCAGCATCTTTCTTCCGTGTACTCCAAAGTACCAAGAACATATCCAGAATTCTTTGTTTCAGGCAATTGTTCTAATTGCACCCTCTGTGACATATTATCTGGTGTCTTTAGTTATCAGCCTGATTACTGACATTTATCTAAGACTACTCCcagattttgaaagaaacaagTCAGGTGTATTGCATTATCAGTTACATTATTCCATAACAGATGCAGTGTGGTTTGGAGCTATTTGACTGCTTGTTGTACATGCAATTTTGCTGTGGGTTGATGTAGTGATTCAGCATGGGGTTTCAAGTATTTTCTACAACTGAGAAACATTGCTATGAAATGTCTGTTATTCTGGAATTCTACTTTATATCTCATTCTCTTCCCTCCATCTGCCAGGTACTTATATCTGAAGGCCTAGGAAGGTATGCAAAGGACCCTAAATTTGTCTCAGCTACAAAGCATGAGATTGCTGATGCATGTGACATGACTATCGATGAGATGGAAAGTGCAGCAAGTAATCTTCTCAATGGAAATATTAGCAATGGGACCAATGGGGACATGTTTCCCATTTTAAGCAGACAAGATTATGAACTTCAAGATTTTGGTCCTGGCTACAGTGATGAAGAACCAGAAACAGGACGATATGAAGAAGATTTAGCAGATGAAATGATATGCATTACGAGCTTGTAGTACTTTTCAAGTAAAATGGttttaataacagaaaaaagtgCCTCATAGTTTAAAGATGCTAGGCACTAGCTGGAGTGAATAACCAATCAAGTTTTGTACAAGTGATGTCACACCTCAAAGAAGCCATAGCTAATCAATTGATTATCTCCAGGTTGCCGAAATGTGATCAGAGCTGCAGTATGTCAGGTCTCTTCCCACAGAAACTTCAGTTCCTCTGTAGGAACAAACAAGGTTATTTTGAAACCAAGCAGATTGTGACAATCAGTTTTTTTGAGGGCTAGCATGGGATTTTGAGGTGTAAAACCTTGCCTGTCTttcagctttgtgctgctgtcctTTGTAGTAGAACAGGATTTTGTCAGTGAAAATGTTTGTATAATTCCAGCACAAAATTGTGTGGGAAACAGCAACGTGAGATGAGTGCTGACAACCAATAATGTCATTGTCTTCGTACTCACATATCAGCTCTCCATTGCATATCCATTCTAACATTGCTTTCAAACTTGCCTCCTGATTTCTTAATGCTCTTCTAAAATACAGTTTGTCATGCTCTATCTGTTAGAGATCATTGGAAGAAGTTATAATGAATAATCTGTCATACATAACACTGGTTTACATAGCAAAATATCATTCAGATAGTCTGTTTTATGACTATCACATTAAGGGCAAAATATACTGGAATAATTGCATTCTTACTAATGCACTTGCAACCAGGTTATAGTAGAATTAGATAAGATAGTTTGCAAAAATTATATAGTAGAAATTATTGTAAATGAATTGTAATATACAATGATTTGTATTTGTAAAGAGATGTTctatattttgtaattattgTACCGTAATTGAACTGCAGCAATATTTATGGACCCTAATTATTGTAACTCTCCACAGAATACTTAGATATAAGTATTTTTACTTGGAATAAATAGATCTAtagcataaatatttaaatagagcCACCTCTCAGTGTAAATCTCTTTGGGATAAAGCGTCAAGTTTGAACTTGGcaacagaacagattttttttttttttactaatggAGTCAAATTAATCTGTCTGCATAAGGGATGCACACTTGGCTATTTACAGTCTTATACttggaaaggtaaaaaaaaaagttattttaacctttttgattaaaaaataatttttttaattaatgccATGCtacaaataattattaaaataatttaaaaactagCAAGTTAATGCCAGGATATTACTGGTCAAGAGAAAATTAGTTTTGACAAAGTATATTACCTACATATCCTACTTCAATAGGAAGCATCTTGGGAAGCAAATATTTCACAggtaaatgaaaatgttttacttcTGTACTACTTACTcagtttggaagaaaacagaaaaatcatgaAATTATTCTCCACAGAACCAAAAACCTTGATTATATAAGGAGTATATGATTTTATTGCCTCTACCTTTCTGTTGTTCTTTGCGTACTgtttaaaagatttatttttatgcaatcAAGAGAGGGCTTAGATATTGTTCTCAATGCAGTAAAACCCTGAAATGACTTTGAGGCTAATACAACCTTGGAGGAAAAtcataaaaatactgaaagctaCTGTCTATTTTGTTAGCACTGGATAACAATGACTTGTTCTAACAAGTTATCTTATCAGGTTTTACCTGTAGTTCATATGCTAGATAGCAATCCAGTTCACATTTTTACAAATGTGATGTTTAAAACATGTCAATAAACATTTTGTACATAATGACAGTTTCCTATGAATAGCTTACACACTTCCTCTGAAATCATTCTTATTTCAAATGCCAGGATAAGAACTTAAAGgtttgtaaattatttcttgACCTACATCATTTTGTattaaagcaaatgcaaaatgttcttcaaaataaaactgtgtaataattttattataccTGGGACTCCTTTTACTAATAGTTTTTCACCAAGAAGCTCCGAAAGTGAAATACTGTTTGCACTGTTTGAAGAATGTGAGGAAATGTGTGGATTATAGTCACCAGTCTACACTATCATAGTGTGCAAGTCTTTGATAAATAATTGCtgttaaagaaataaagcaattgGAGTATTTGTATGAAAAAGAGTACTATTACTCTCCTCCTATCGAGAGTATtatctgtatatttgtatataggGTATATCCCTAGATAAAGATCTACGGAAACAATCAGGAAGATCTGActaaaatgtcaaaacaaaCCTTTTGTGCTGTCTGCCAGCAAACACTTGGGTAGTGTACCAAACATCAGTCACTTTGTTACACTTCCCCAGTGTACTgaatccctaaaaaaaaaaaaataattaaggatATTTAGTTACAAACCATGTTCTATATACTTAATGGTTTAAGGgagaaaatatatatacatatattaatatatagAATACCTGTTCAATTTTATTACagaagtaaatggaaaaaataatcaatatttGTACAATTACATGGTAATTGACACCCTTAAAATACTGCCAATCATGATAATTACTTAATACATAAAAGCTAGAATCAATCTCAATGACTAAAGCATATTTCATGagtttccagatttttttttatatgacaGAAAACACTAGTAAAGAACTGAACATAGCTATGTcttctgcagtgaaataaattCACTAAACAAgtgtgtatataaaatataatcgTATTTGAACAGTGCCTGGTTTTGGAGGTTGGATGAAAGAAAATAGAGACTCAAAATTATAATGCTGTAGTAAGATATGCTTGTGTTTTCTCTACAATACCTCTACACTTTAGCTATAgtgtttaaaaatgcatatatacTTTTATTATTCCTCAAAATATGTTTCAATGTTTACTTTGTAGAAAATACATGTTCCAAGCCCACCTTCCAGCTTTTCAGTGTTTATATTGCTGTCTCATTTGGTTGCAGACTGATTCTAATCAGGCACCTGGAAGGGATTTtgagctgcagaaacagcacaAATTCTGGTGTACAAAAATGTGGCCTTACATAAATTCAATATAATGCAATTTTACAAATATTgctattttctgctgcttttgaaagcaCTGCTCATACTAAAGTAACTTGAACTGAAGTGTGtgtagaaagaaatatttttttgttacttttttcttaatctCATTGTTCCCAGCCAGAGACCTCCAACTGTgtcagcagcatctgcagcaaGCTATTGCCATGGAAATGCTGGTGTTCTCACTTGCAGCACAGTTGCTGGTTCAAGCCATGCTGGCAGGTCTAGTAACTTCCAAATTCTTACATTAAACAGCTTTTACAGTTGGATGTTTTTAATAGATAATGTAATATTATCtgtacatttatatttatttgcaaaatttttATCTGGGTAGTATTGGGAATAGTATTCAATTTGACACTGTATTATTTTGTTAAGTACAACTCTGGAATTATCAGTCTGTGTTTTGCTCCTCAGGGCATGTTAGGGTATCTTGCACCTCTTCTTGGTATTCCCTAGCAGACATGACTGCTAGAAGAACAATTCTAACAGGAATCTAATGTCAGCAACCAGATACTACACAGGAGAAACTAAACTTGATGCTAACAAAAGATTTATCTAGGGCAACATAGCTTTCAAATTACCTGAGCCATTTCCTTAGCTCTGCCTCAAAGGAATGGCATGAGAGACCCTCAAAGTTCTATAGCAGTGAGACCTAAAGTAATAAAGCATCTGTGGTCCCAGCAAtgaaaacttaaatatttagAAGGAGATAAACCTGCATACGTAAATATCTGTGAATGTTTAGAACTGCAAGTAAAGATGATGTATCAGAAGAACTGCTTGATTATCAAACTGCACAATGCAGCAATGTGTATCTGAACTCAAGACACATGCATTTTGGCATGGATATCTAAACTTGCTATTTCTTCTTATGTTTTAGAACTTTACATAATGGCAGAGCATAGCTCTGTGTGCATTCAGTAGTAAGTTACATAAGACTGTGACTAGTTAATCCTCTGCAGTTGTGTAATAACAGTTCCCATCTTGTATGCTTAGAGTGGAAACTCCTGCTGTAAATCTGCAAATGCAACAACTTCAATATTCTCTCTTTCCAAATTGCTTCCCCTCTCAACCACATAGGACTGTGAAAAGTCTCACCAGTAAATAGCACTCTGAGGATCTTAATACTTTGTATTCCAAAGGAAGCTAAGGTACCTACTGAATACCTCATCTCAGTAGCATAGGTGCTGCATAAAACCTGTTTGCCATACAACAGTACACCATGCACAGTTCATGCTTTACCCAAATACAGAGCTGCATCAGGTGGATTGCCTTACTCTAACAGCTAGTCAATTACCTATCACTTAAAAtaccctctctcttcccctcaaCCCAAAAGAATGCATCACATACATAGAAAGGGTTTACCTGTCTCCTTTTGGAATAGAGTTCATCTTCcatcttcagtatttttgtttACTCGTTTTGCAGATATGCTAATGAATTAAGTTcttttcctcagcagcagggctttCAACCACTGCCTTACAGCAAGCAGCACCAGGTATCTGCCTTAAACATCTGCAGTTGTCTCTCTAGCCAACATCTGACTCAGCAAGATTTTTACAATCTGCTGAAACGGTgtagaattcttttttttctggaaaaaaaaagtttcttttgtttgccaCAAGTCCTGAGCAATCTTAGTCTACAAAAGCTTCTCCTTTATACTTAGCTGATGAGTCAAGGATTGTTTTGGAAAACTTAATAAATCCAAACAAATCAATGGATTTAATGTCATTCAGTGAGTTCACTTTCTATtagtgtttgctttttctccgAAGAAATTAGTGCCTGAAAGTGAGGGACACAAAACAGACATGAAAGATCTCATATCTTGTTTTACACATCTTAGGATAGTAAAACAAAGATTTAAGTTTTACCTAAAATAGCATTGGTTCACTGAATAAATGACTTGCCTTCTAACTTGAGAAGATCTCTTCCTGGGACAGTCATATCTAACATTATGCAGTTATTTTGAGTAacctttaattttaaatctaCCTTGGTTGTAATTTGTTAGTAATGTCTGTAAGGCACTATTCAGAATATTTGCCAAGAAATGTGATTCTGGTATGTATTACTTTGGCCTGTGAATATAAAACTATATAAATGATTACACTTACTTAACCAGTCTTTACAGGATGTGGGGATTACTGACTAGTTCTCACATCAGTTAAAATCCTTCCTTTAAATGACAAGGCATACTACAGCTTTCAAACTGTAATCTCTTCCATTTCTCATGAATTGCACAGTGTGTAATGTGGCTTATGTGTACAGTGTCTTGGCATTTAGAAAtagcttttcttaaaaaaataattatatcaCAAAAGGTCATGTTTACTCCTGTAAGAAACTTAATCCAGCTGATTGAAAAAACCAAGCAGGTAAGGTAAGAGAATGACTCAAATTAATAGTTACTTTAATAGGTATGTTGTTTTGTGTGGTATTTATTTTGTTGGCATGTTCTGTAGGAGATGCCAACATGCTAATGAAAACCTAAGTAGGAAAAGATGTGAAAGGATGAGAACATTTGTTTACCTCTGTGTTTCCAAGGTCTTGGGCTTATatacaggaacatttttttcctgaagtgatGGGAGACCCTTAATTATATCTGCAGCTTTCTCTGCTATCATAATAGTTGGGGCATTCAAATTCCCACTGACAACACTGGGCATTATTGAAGCATCTACTACTCTCAGGTTTTCAACACCAATTACTCTTGTTTGGGGATCAACTACAGCAGTGTTATCTGAAATCTGACCCATTTTACAGGTACAGGAAGGATGATAAGCACTATCAGCCTTCTGCCTTATGAAAGCATCTATTTCTTTGTCTGACTGAATGTGATTTCCTGGTTGAATTTCAGGCCCACgaaatttttcaaaagctttctgaGCAAAGATCTCTCTGGTCAACTTGACACACTGGCGGAATTCCAAAATATCTCTTTCTGTatggagagaaaataagaaaactgtAAGTACACCCTTGATTTGGTAATACATGCAGAATgcataacaggaaaaaaaattggactAGGGAAAATCCCTCAGTTATTGCTGAATGCCAGAATAAAgtagaatatttttcaaagtcaCAGATACTGCACTGTGAACAAAGCTGTCACTTATATTGCACAGACCCAGAATGAACTAGGTGAGCTGTGAagaactgctttttattttgctatatCTACTGTGTAGCCAAGGACACTAGTCTTAGCAGAAAGAAGCAAGTAAGATCCATTGCTTCACAAGCAGAGGAGGGAATAAATTGAACAGCACGATGTAGCAAACACTTAAGAACCCTGACTGCATCCCAACAGGGAATTCTTTGAGTTTATGCAGTGCTTTGCACAATGGCCACTTGATACTGACttttataaagaagaaataattagcAATGCATCAACAAGTTGATGCTGAGTAGATGTGAAAATCTGCTACTGAAACCAGTGGAAATAATTGAGAGTTGAGCAAGGAGAGGCTGCACTTACCTGTGGACATGTAGTTAGGCTCAATGATAGGATGATCATTTGGGTCTGTACTCTTCAGCTTTAGCCAGCCCATGCTCGTGCTCCTCATGGGGCCCACGTGGACCTGCAACACCCACACTATACTCATTACATTATCCCACCAGAAATATATCTGaattcagtgggtttttttaaatatttggacAGTCTTTACAAATTAAGCAACCATAAAGGTTAAAGGGCGATAATGGGAAATGCTATTGCACATTTATCgattttgtataattttttgtaattatgATATTATTCAAATACAATCAAGAAACATATATATTCACTGACAGATCCCCAACATTAGCACAGACTTTTGGATTTAGATCATAGTCTAAAATGGGGCTTGGATTTGTGCCAGTCAAAAAATGAGTGGCCTTATACATTCTGACTTAAAATTCTGTCTAAATTGCTGAGGAATAATCTTGGTTTAGTTTTGTTCAGCATCTAGCTGATGGCTAGTCCTATGGCACTGGAGTAGTGCAAATACCTAAATAGTTCAATGCTTTAATTCTTTCCCAAAGATAAAACATAACATATATTTGGTAGTAATATCAAATAACAAGCTCTTTCTCCTCAATGTAGGAAGTTAAGCCAGATCCTTTTATATTACagtgaacaaaatatttttcagtatgtAGCCAAATTATCAATGTCTATAATCAAGTGTAATCTTCCTTACTAATTGCTGCAGAACATTACTCAGCTATGTTCTTCAGCAACTCACCTGGTAAGCTTCCACTGTTGAAGCAACTCGACCATGATCAATCACCTGAGAAGGGAGAAAGTGGAACTGAATGTTGGGGTGAGGAACCCCTGGTTCGCTTCGGATAAAACCACCAGACTCTAAGTGGGCAGTGGCTCCCTCACCTAGAGAGTGTAAATTAGAGAGCAGATGACCTTAAGAGacctcagaaaagaaagaaatccacTTCTTCTTAACCCTTTGTTTCATTACTGTGAGTAACATATATACAGTGGGAACTGCAAGGAATGCAAATGTTACGAACAGCTTGTAAGTTCAGCAATAAGCATCCCTTTCACCTGCTTTTTAATCTTTAGATAAACACAATTATGCCTAACTTTCAAAATTCCACTTATTTGAGAGTGGGACATCAGTTATCTCACGGTAACTGACAGACGTAGGGTGTAACTCCAGAGGCAGATTTGATCCCAGGATAATAACAGGTGTGGAAGACAATGACTGCAGCATCCTGACATTACTGCCCTGTACCTGCTCCATGGCATGCAGCAGAGTTATCCCATCAGCcacaggcagcaggcagagctaTCCATGTTACCTGCTCTGAAGGGAAGAGCCTGCAATGCCCTTCATAGTATGCTGCTTTCACATCTGTTTAAAACCTTAACCCTGAATATTTACTAACGTGATGAAAAAGCCACATATACCTAGCTAGGTTATCAAATCCTGACATAATAATTCAGCAAGTTATGGAGACCTCAACTTTGGCAAAACTCTTAATGATTTTCAGGTTTACAGATTCTTTTTAAGGTAGAGTTTACCAACCAGGTTATTGTAAAATGCATGTGTCATTTTACCAAAAGTCACTTCTGATTTACATGCAAGCCTAAAGAGTTTTAATCAGAGCACAAACTAATTTTTTTGGGTCAATTATTCCAAAAACTTAATTCAGTTCAAGGATATGTTTTTATTgacataaaatatatttcaaatagaattttttcttcattttttgcaACAGCTTTTCACAGTAGCActaagatttttaaatgtaggTTGTTCTTCTTTAAATTAGATATAAAAATGATATATTCAAATTAATGGATAAAAGGCTGTAATAATTGTAAATAAATCAATTATTGTGTTCTTTGTTTCATACCTGTAAACTTCCAAAGCCATTCTAGACCAATCCTCACCATATTAACTGGCTTTTGTGCACTATACAGAGTAATAGGTTTGGTGCACTTTTGTTGGACGTACACTTCtaaatgatcttgaaggttctGGCCCACTCCtgaagggagaaaggggggggagagggggagggaagaagaaaaaagggaaaaaaataaattacctcATGCAGAACAATTATAAAGATGTTTTGCAACCTCAAAACAACATAAATGGGAACTAAACCAACCTCTTACAAGGATAGTGATCACTAAGACCAAGACCATGAGTCATATCAGCCTTTTGTTCATGTCAGAATAAAGTTTTACATAAGCATACCATAACTAGAATGAAAATAGAAAGTTAAATAGCAGACATATCACCTCTTCTAAAAGTGCCAGATATGACTTCTAAATACAGTATTAGCTTTTCTAGAGAAAGAGTTCATTATTCCTTTTATCTTTGAATATATTTGGCAGTGACAGTTTATACAATCTACTCTGAATCAACACATTCAAAATTCTAAGTGGTAAATATGCtgctttactttaaaaatactcagtGGTATTTTTCAGAATGGCATTTTTTACTGTCAAATATAGTGATGAAAATGTTGGAATTTTTTGCTCAGTTTTACAATCATTGAATGGTTCCACTGATTTGTAACACTTCAATTCAGGCCATGCAAGGCAACTGAATTTCATGGATTCATTTTATTTGATTGTCTTTGAGCTGTATCCATAGGAAGATGTaaggttaaaataaataataaaattaccAGGAAGATGGCAAACAACAGGGATCCCCAGTTTTTTTAGATCATCTGCATTGCCAATCCCTGACAACATAAGCAGCTGCGGAGAATTTATGGCACCTCCacttaaaataacttctttacTGGCAAATGCCTAAAAAGAAATGAGCACAAAAGTCCTAACATTATCAAGCCTGATCTGAATGCAAGAAACATGTCAAGAATTTCTGTTCAGATACACTGTTCTGACTGGACGCcctttcttcacatttttctcattCTAAATGGCCAGAagtttctgcagaaataaacaagTTTTCACTTTGATCCCTTTTGTATTTATGCCCATGTTTACAATCCATTCAAACTGTGTGGAACAGTACCATGGCTGCCAATCAACTCCTGTGCTGCTTGCTAGGAAAAAAGTACCTATGACACTCAGATCAGGCAGCTGTGTCACTTCCATTTTCATTAATGGTTtacaaattaaaactgaaatatctAAGGAGGATTCTGAGTTCAGAGACATTCTATCTAAAAAATTCTCAAGAGCTCATTTTCTTAGTTTGTCCAAGAGTAATGTTTAGTTTCTTAGCTCTCCTCAaaagccctgcagcccctggagtTCTACTTGGAAAACTCTGACTGCAggcatattttttccctgtttttctgaGAGACTTCATCAACCAGTTTGAGTCTGAGCCCTGAGATGGTTGTGATATTCCAAACTATTCCTCTGCCTTGCACTCAGTTTTCTATGCTGGATAGTTCTTTCTTTAGATGAGACACTTAGGTTCTAAAGCAACATTAaaataagctattttttttcctgtagtatGGTGAAATGTCAGCATATTTGTTTTTAGTTGTCTTGTCCTTTTTGAATGACGCCTCAGCTATATGGAATGATGGTGAATTAGATTGTTGCTAGTTAATAAGATCAAAGTGTAGTAAGAAGATAAATTTTGATAAATTCTTTCCACATTATTTATCTGGTATTGCCAACAGATAGCTAGTGCTGATATCTTTTGTTTGCCATTTTGCTCTGAGCAGTCATTAGTATGTTAAGATGAAGCATATTTGTGACTGTCGTATCAATAGATATGTATCAATAGATCTGTATTTTGTGTGTTATACAAATATAACTTGTTTATATTTTCTATGGTATACCCAGTGCTGATGCAGTTTGCTCCAGGTAGCATTTGAATAACGTGTATTCAGCCTATGCTCACTGTAGTCAGCACCAGTTATTCCTGGCCCCTACACAGCCTTTCATTGTGTTTAAAGCTAatatgcaaagaagaaaaactgatcctgaaacatttttgtgaGAGTTATTTAGTCTATGATAcattaaacacat encodes the following:
- the CHDH gene encoding choline dehydrogenase, mitochondrial isoform X2; translation: MSYLMKGVKYGSPMNQMHKKPGTLFKAHILKNLFGINEHLFKTAHTSSHLSSGKANSYNYVIVGAGSAGCVLANRLTEDPLSTVLLLEAGPKDTLLGSKRLLWKIHMPAALTYNLCDEKYNWYYHTTSQKHMDNRIMYWPRGRVWGGSSSLNAMVYIRGHAEDYNRWSREGAIGWDYEHCLPYFKKAQTHELGPDQYRGGNGPLHVSRGKTNHPLHHAFLEATQQAGYPFTDDMNGYQQEGFGWMDMTVHQGKRWSTASAYLHPAIPRPNLSVAEKTLVTKILFQGTKSIGVEYVKNGQRKKAFASKEVILSGGAINSPQLLMLSGIGNADDLKKLGIPVVCHLPGVGQNLQDHLEVYVQQKCTKPITLYSAQKPVNMVRIGLEWLWKFTGEGATAHLESGGFIRSEPGVPHPNIQFHFLPSQVIDHGRVASTVEAYQVHVGPMRSTSMGWLKLKSTDPNDHPIIEPNYMSTERDILEFRQCVKLTREIFAQKAFEKFRGPEIQPGNHIQSDKEIDAFIRQKADSAYHPSCTCKMGQISDNTAVVDPQTRVIGVENLRVVDASIMPSVVSGNLNAPTIMIAEKAADIIKGLPSLQEKNVPVYKPKTLETQR